A single region of the Eublepharis macularius isolate TG4126 chromosome 14, MPM_Emac_v1.0, whole genome shotgun sequence genome encodes:
- the LHX3 gene encoding LIM/homeobox protein Lhx3: MLLERARGEKAAAAAEVCAFGRNPELPRCAGCNQHIADRFILKALERHWHGRCLKCSDCHEPLAEKCFSRGERLFCPEDFFKRFGTKCAACQLGIPPSQVVRRAQDFVYHLPCFSCVVCKRQLATGDEFYLMEDSRLVCKADYESAKQREAESTAKRPRTTITAKQLETLKNAYNNSPKPARHVREQLSSETGLDMRVVQVWFQNRRAKEKRLKKDAGRQRWGQYFRNMKRSRGNSKSDKEGVREEGPESDAEVSFTDEPSISEISHSNGIYSNLSETPPALGRQAGANGSFSLEHSGIPAQEQYHDLRSNSPYGTPPSPASLQALPGPQSLMTALVYPDSGLGIIGQGGQAVPPPMRVLGGNGPNSDLSTGSSGGYPDFPASPASWLDEVDHAPF, from the exons ATGCTCCTGGAGCGGGCGCGAGGGGAgaaagccgccgccgccgccgaggtGTGCGCCTTCGGGAGGAATCCAG AGCTCCCGCGCTGCGCCGGCTGCAACCAGCACATCGCCGACCGCTTCATCCTGAAGGCGCTGGAGCGCCACTGGCACGGCCGGTGCCTCAAGTGCAGCGACTGCCACGAGCCGCTGGCCGAGAAGTGCTTCAGCCGCGGCGAGCGCCTCTTCTGCCCCGAGGACTTCTTCAA GAGGTTCGGGACCAAGTGcgccgcctgccagctgggcATCCCGCCCAGCCAGGTGGTCCGGAGGGCGCAGGACTTCGTCTACCACCTGCCCTGCTTCTCCTGCGTGGTGTGCAAGCGGCAGCTGGCCACGGGCGACGAGTTCTACCTGATGGAGGACAGCCGGCTGGTCTGCAAGGCCGACTACGAGAGCGCCAAGCAAAGAG AGGCCGAATCCACAGCGAAGAGGCCCCGCACGACAATCACAGCCAAACAATTGGAGACCTTGAAAAATGCTTACAACAACTCGCCTAAACCAGCTCGGCATGTGAGAGAGCAGCTGTCTTCCGAGACGGGCCTGGATATGCGGGTTGTGCAG GTTTGGTTTCAGAACAGAAGAGCTAAAGAAAAACGCTTAAAGAAAGATGCTGGGAGACAAAGGTGGGGACAGTACTTCAGAAACATGAAGCGGTCGAGAGGGAACTCCAAGTCTGACAAGGAGGGCGTCCGGGAAGAAGGCCCAGAGAGTGATGCAGAGGTCTCCTTCACAG ATGAACCATCAATATCAGAGATAAGCCACTCCAATGGGATTTACAGCAACCTTAGTGAAACCCCCCCTGCGCTGGGGAGGCAAGCGGGGGCCAATGGCAGCTTCTCTTTGGAACACAGCGGCATCCCAGCTCAGGAGCAATACCACGACCTCCGATCCAACAGCCCGTATGGCACACCCCCGTCGCCAGCCTCTTTGCAAGCGTTGCCTGGCCCCCAGTCCTTGATGACTGCCTTGGTTTACCCCGACAGCGGCTTGGGTATCATAGGCCAAGGGGGACAAGCTGTGCCTCCACCCATGAGGGTGCTGGGTGGGAATGGACCCAATTCAGATCTCTCCACAGGAAGCAGTGGAGGCTACCCAGATTTCCCTGCAAGCCCTGCCTCTTGGTTAGATGAAGTTGACCATGCTCCATTTTGA